A DNA window from Rhizobium sp. NXC14 contains the following coding sequences:
- a CDS encoding ornithine cyclodeaminase family protein has translation MMKILMDKDIDDSGLMAVAIDALETAFHARAANRLISPPRHHVSFPDRGDLVFTVGGIMGEKPLAGFRVYDTFDGAEHAQIVAVWSADDARLKGIVLGSLLGSLRTGAIGGLAIRHLGAPDAKIVGIIGRGAQARTQLAAAAAVRNLDHARVYSRDEKNRADFASEMQLALGLKVEPVDSVSKAVDEADIVICATTSQTPVLHAGDLKPGAHVNTVGPKTLHGCELGLDLADAAAVIATDSPEQTRAYPSPFFLTGSGSDSRLVDLADIIAGKASGRRSPEEITLFCSVGLAGTEVVVAAAVLDRVGCRCRP, from the coding sequence GTGATGAAAATCCTGATGGACAAGGACATTGACGATAGCGGGTTGATGGCGGTCGCGATCGACGCGCTGGAGACCGCCTTCCATGCCAGGGCCGCCAACCGGTTGATCTCGCCACCGAGGCATCATGTGTCGTTTCCTGATCGAGGCGATCTCGTTTTTACCGTTGGCGGTATCATGGGCGAGAAGCCGCTCGCGGGTTTTCGCGTCTACGACACATTCGATGGGGCTGAGCATGCGCAGATCGTCGCCGTATGGTCGGCCGACGACGCCAGGCTCAAAGGGATCGTTCTCGGATCGCTCTTGGGAAGCCTCAGGACTGGCGCGATCGGAGGTTTGGCGATCCGGCATCTCGGCGCGCCTGACGCCAAAATCGTCGGCATCATCGGCAGGGGAGCGCAGGCGCGAACCCAGCTTGCAGCGGCTGCCGCCGTTCGCAACCTCGATCACGCCCGCGTTTATAGCCGCGATGAGAAAAATCGTGCTGACTTTGCAAGCGAGATGCAGCTCGCCCTGGGTCTTAAGGTGGAGCCTGTCGACAGCGTCTCGAAAGCCGTTGATGAGGCCGATATCGTCATCTGCGCGACGACAAGCCAAACGCCCGTCCTCCATGCGGGCGATTTAAAGCCCGGCGCGCACGTCAACACTGTCGGCCCGAAAACGCTTCACGGATGCGAACTCGGCTTGGATCTCGCAGACGCGGCGGCCGTGATCGCGACGGATTCTCCCGAACAAACGCGCGCATACCCATCGCCCTTTTTCCTGACAGGCTCCGGCAGCGACAGCCGCCTGGTCGATCTCGCCGACATCATTGCGGGGAAAGCGTCAGGGCGGAGATCGCCCGAAGAGATAACGCTGTTCTGCTCCGTAGGCCTTGCCGGAACTGAAGTCGTCGTCGCCGCGGCGGTGCTCGATAGGGTGGGGTGTCGGTGTAGACCTTGA
- a CDS encoding aspartate aminotransferase family protein, with protein MSAIASLFQEAARLAAGFRERAPARHVPRHDYAASLATFDEPLPAAGADMADVIRQLAANAEPGLHFTTGPRFFGWVIGGSHPVGVAADFLTSAWGQNAGNHVAAPAAAAVETVSARWLLDILKLPPESSVGFVTGATVANFTCLAAARGEVLRKAGWDADAKGLFGAPEITVLIGDDAHTTVFSALQFLGLGHDRVLRLPTDPMGRIDPAALGDALTSVIGPCIAILQAGQINTGGFDDFRRIIPTLKEKGAWVHIDGAFGLWAQASEKFSHLSRGVEAADSWATDGHKWLQTPYDCGYAIVRNELAHRRAMTIAASYLPLAAEGERDPSHYVPELSRRARGFATWAMLKHLGRDGIAALIDQCCASARLLAEHLQREPGITILNEITLNQIILHFATDRPDEESDAITRKTIAKICENATLFAGGAKWRGRDVMRLSVTNFQTNADEARLAADSIIAAFRSVSRD; from the coding sequence ATGTCGGCAATCGCATCTCTGTTTCAGGAAGCCGCGCGGCTTGCAGCCGGGTTTCGTGAGCGCGCGCCGGCCCGCCATGTGCCCCGGCACGACTATGCCGCTTCGCTCGCCACCTTCGACGAGCCGCTGCCGGCGGCCGGCGCCGATATGGCCGATGTCATCAGGCAGCTCGCCGCGAACGCCGAACCCGGCCTGCATTTCACCACGGGCCCACGCTTCTTTGGCTGGGTCATCGGCGGCTCTCATCCGGTCGGCGTGGCGGCCGACTTCCTGACCAGCGCCTGGGGCCAGAATGCCGGAAACCACGTCGCCGCCCCGGCCGCGGCCGCCGTCGAAACGGTCTCGGCGAGATGGCTTCTCGACATCCTGAAGCTGCCGCCCGAAAGCTCCGTCGGCTTCGTCACGGGAGCCACGGTCGCCAATTTCACTTGCCTTGCCGCTGCCCGCGGCGAGGTGCTGCGCAAGGCTGGCTGGGATGCGGACGCAAAAGGCCTGTTCGGCGCGCCCGAGATCACGGTGCTGATCGGCGACGACGCCCACACGACCGTCTTCTCGGCGCTTCAATTCCTCGGCCTCGGCCATGACCGGGTGTTGCGCCTGCCGACTGATCCAATGGGCCGGATCGATCCGGCCGCGCTCGGCGACGCGCTTACGTCGGTCATCGGCCCTTGCATCGCCATCCTCCAGGCCGGGCAGATCAATACCGGCGGTTTTGACGATTTTCGTCGGATCATCCCGACCCTGAAGGAAAAAGGCGCCTGGGTGCATATCGACGGCGCCTTCGGCCTCTGGGCGCAGGCTTCGGAGAAATTCAGCCACCTCAGCCGCGGGGTCGAGGCGGCCGATAGCTGGGCGACGGATGGTCATAAATGGCTGCAGACGCCCTATGACTGCGGCTATGCGATCGTGCGCAACGAGCTTGCCCACCGCCGCGCCATGACGATCGCCGCAAGCTACCTGCCACTCGCAGCCGAGGGCGAGCGCGATCCCTCCCATTACGTGCCGGAGCTTTCCCGGCGCGCTCGGGGCTTCGCCACCTGGGCGATGCTGAAACATCTCGGCCGCGATGGCATCGCCGCCCTCATCGACCAATGTTGCGCGTCGGCCCGCCTGCTGGCCGAGCATCTCCAGCGCGAACCAGGCATCACCATCTTGAACGAAATCACACTGAACCAAATCATCCTCCACTTCGCCACAGACCGCCCGGACGAAGAGAGCGATGCAATCACCCGCAAGACCATCGCAAAGATCTGTGAAAACGCCACCCTCTTCGCAGGCGGCGCCAAATGGCGCGGCCGCGACGTTATGCGGCTCTCCGTCACTAATTTCCAGACGAACGCAGACGAAGCCCGGCTGGCCGCCGACAGCATCATCGCTGCCTTCCGCAGTGTCAGCCGCGACTGA
- a CDS encoding TIGR02594 family protein, producing MKIILVIALTVFAVPCEADMLVTASKYNRMHERSISFLSINPRRTSWCGAFLAFVAKRSSRQPPPNPNMAVSWKSFGKPVFFRSARRGDVVVIRSGRRFHVSLFDHFDQRRQYVYLFGGNQSNRVQLSRYRASSVVAVRR from the coding sequence ATGAAAATTATTCTCGTCATAGCCCTCACGGTTTTTGCCGTGCCGTGTGAGGCCGACATGCTCGTCACGGCTTCGAAATATAATCGCATGCACGAACGTTCTATTTCATTTCTCAGCATCAATCCCCGCAGAACGTCGTGGTGCGGAGCATTCCTCGCCTTTGTCGCCAAACGATCGTCACGCCAGCCGCCGCCCAATCCCAATATGGCAGTTTCCTGGAAAAGCTTCGGCAAACCTGTCTTCTTTCGTTCGGCAAGGCGGGGAGATGTCGTTGTGATCCGAAGCGGCAGGCGGTTCCATGTCAGCCTGTTCGATCACTTCGATCAGCGGCGCCAGTACGTCTATCTCTTCGGCGGCAACCAATCCAACCGCGTCCAGCTGTCACGCTACCGCGCCAGCTCGGTCGTTGCCGTTCGACGATAA
- a CDS encoding GNAT family N-acetyltransferase: MDAGGVTIRLIGADEVEAFRHIRLEALRAEPSSFATRYEDWEILSLQEWRDRLSEPVFIAFREGEPVGIMGLFRQRSSKMAHRATIVMVYVRAKLRGTGLAVKLLEAISDHARNIGIRQLELFVSAENTAAIRFYQRQGFAEIGRIPGGVLEDRREIDDVMMARRLMG; this comes from the coding sequence ATGGATGCAGGCGGCGTGACGATCAGGCTCATAGGTGCAGACGAGGTGGAGGCTTTCCGGCATATCCGCCTGGAAGCGCTCCGCGCCGAGCCGTCCTCCTTTGCCACCCGCTACGAAGACTGGGAAATTCTGTCTCTGCAGGAGTGGCGCGATCGGCTGAGCGAGCCGGTTTTCATAGCCTTTCGCGAAGGCGAGCCCGTCGGCATCATGGGCTTGTTTCGGCAGCGGTCGAGCAAGATGGCCCACCGCGCCACGATCGTCATGGTCTATGTCCGCGCCAAGCTGCGCGGAACGGGCCTTGCCGTCAAACTACTGGAGGCGATTTCCGATCACGCGCGCAATATCGGCATCCGTCAATTGGAACTCTTCGTCAGCGCCGAAAATACGGCGGCGATACGGTTCTACCAGCGGCAAGGTTTTGCCGAAATCGGCCGTATCCCCGGCGGCGTGCTGGAGGATCGCCGGGAGATCGACGATGTGATGATGGCGCGGCGGCTGATGGGTTAG
- a CDS encoding Na+/H+ antiporter yields the protein MEPTQLFELVIAMFLAIIALHYAAHRLGLPPSVALLAGGALLAFVPGLPAITVDPGLVLVIFLPPLLMDGAWAIALVRLRRHMIGIASLAVGAVFFTCAVVAVVTHLLFPSLPWAACAALGAIVAPPDAVSARAVLERVRLPRRLQILLEGESLLNDASGLVLFRFAVAAAATGSFSAMEAASSFLVLALGGMVVGVVVGTVWVKFVRRLGDEYLIIAATVLLAWISYLLGELLHVSGVIATVTTGLIASWHQHTVFSAATRMRGTSFWTVMIFLMEASVFTLIGLSLRDVVERGGGFTTVIATMGLPMLAILVTLVIARFAWVFASDLVIRLCAPLGFKRAEPLGAGGATVLSWAGVRGVVTLALALSLPEEFPGRDFILATSFAVIVGTVLVQGTSLGRIIAWARLVEPETERARLTMSQAEAAMAQAQLGTVQNLAYDPEGNLIHPQLLERYQRRATAIVDYAARTEHYIPMLHAHFDVVLEAVATGRRELIRLHRAGDIDDETLEELERDLDLEELSAISAKA from the coding sequence ATGGAACCCACTCAATTGTTCGAGCTGGTCATTGCGATGTTTCTCGCGATCATCGCGCTGCATTACGCTGCTCACAGGCTGGGTTTGCCACCGTCCGTTGCGCTGCTGGCCGGCGGCGCTCTGCTAGCCTTCGTGCCGGGGCTACCGGCGATCACCGTAGATCCCGGGCTGGTGCTTGTCATCTTCCTGCCACCGCTCTTGATGGACGGCGCCTGGGCCATTGCTCTCGTGCGGCTGCGGCGCCATATGATCGGCATTGCCTCGCTCGCCGTCGGAGCAGTATTCTTCACCTGTGCCGTCGTGGCCGTCGTGACCCATCTTCTCTTTCCGTCACTTCCCTGGGCCGCCTGTGCAGCACTTGGCGCGATCGTTGCACCGCCGGATGCGGTGTCGGCCCGCGCCGTGCTGGAGCGCGTCAGGCTGCCGCGGCGGCTGCAGATTCTGCTGGAAGGCGAGAGCTTGCTGAACGATGCGAGCGGTCTGGTTCTATTTCGCTTTGCCGTCGCCGCCGCCGCAACGGGAAGTTTCAGCGCGATGGAGGCGGCTTCCAGCTTCCTTGTGCTGGCGCTCGGCGGCATGGTCGTCGGCGTCGTTGTCGGAACGGTGTGGGTGAAATTCGTCCGGCGCCTGGGCGACGAATATCTCATCATCGCCGCCACTGTGCTGCTCGCCTGGATTTCCTATCTGCTCGGCGAATTGCTGCACGTTTCCGGCGTCATTGCCACGGTTACCACGGGTCTGATCGCTTCCTGGCACCAGCACACCGTATTCTCGGCCGCAACGCGCATGCGAGGCACGTCGTTCTGGACTGTGATGATCTTCCTGATGGAAGCTTCAGTTTTTACATTGATCGGGCTGTCGTTGCGCGACGTCGTTGAGCGCGGCGGTGGTTTTACCACAGTTATCGCGACCATGGGACTACCGATGCTGGCGATCCTCGTGACGCTCGTGATCGCCCGCTTTGCATGGGTCTTCGCCTCAGATCTCGTCATCCGCCTTTGTGCTCCGCTGGGGTTCAAACGCGCTGAGCCGCTGGGCGCCGGCGGCGCCACCGTCCTCAGTTGGGCCGGCGTGCGGGGCGTGGTGACGCTTGCCCTGGCGCTCAGCCTGCCAGAAGAATTCCCCGGCCGCGACTTCATCCTCGCAACATCATTTGCCGTCATTGTCGGAACCGTGCTCGTCCAGGGAACGAGTTTGGGGCGGATAATTGCCTGGGCACGGCTGGTGGAGCCGGAGACGGAAAGGGCGCGTCTCACAATGAGTCAGGCCGAAGCCGCCATGGCGCAGGCGCAGCTTGGAACCGTCCAAAACCTGGCATACGACCCTGAGGGAAATCTCATCCACCCGCAATTGCTGGAGCGATACCAACGCCGAGCCACCGCTATCGTCGATTACGCCGCGAGAACGGAACATTATATCCCGATGCTTCACGCCCATTTTGATGTCGTTCTCGAGGCGGTTGCGACCGGCCGTCGGGAACTCATTCGGCTCCACCGCGCCGGTGATATCGACGACGAGACGCTGGAGGAGCTGGAACGGGATCTCGATCTGGAGGAATTGAGCGCGATTTCAGCTAAAGCCTGA
- the dapB gene encoding 4-hydroxy-tetrahydrodipicolinate reductase yields MTSPVKIAVAGANGRMGRTILPLLAADPAFVVIGGIGRPGSAGEGLIDRAAAIAAADVILDFTTGNAAAELAGLCASAGGPALVIGATGFEPGDIQRIAAAAQTIPILRSGNFSIGVNMLVGLVAQAARALPQHDWDIEILEAHHNRKIDAPSGTALMLGEAAAEGRGVSLASVERRGRDGVTGERLPGEIGFAVLRAGGIVGEHSVLFAAAEEVVTLSHSALDRGMFARGALAAARWIAGRAPGEYGMRDVLGLTAEGPNR; encoded by the coding sequence GTGACCTCCCCTGTCAAAATAGCCGTCGCCGGCGCGAACGGCCGCATGGGTCGCACCATACTGCCGCTGCTCGCGGCCGATCCGGCTTTTGTCGTCATCGGCGGCATCGGCCGCCCTGGCTCCGCCGGTGAAGGGTTGATCGACCGTGCGGCCGCAATTGCAGCCGCCGACGTGATCCTGGATTTCACGACGGGAAATGCCGCCGCCGAACTCGCCGGCCTCTGTGCCTCGGCAGGCGGGCCGGCCCTGGTGATTGGAGCGACAGGTTTCGAGCCGGGTGATATCCAAAGGATCGCAGCCGCCGCCCAAACGATTCCGATCCTGCGCTCCGGCAACTTCTCCATCGGCGTCAACATGCTGGTCGGCCTCGTGGCCCAGGCGGCGCGCGCTCTTCCCCAGCATGACTGGGATATCGAAATCCTCGAAGCCCACCACAACAGGAAGATCGATGCGCCGTCCGGTACGGCGCTGATGCTCGGTGAAGCGGCCGCCGAGGGCCGCGGCGTTTCCCTCGCATCCGTCGAGCGGCGTGGGCGCGACGGCGTCACCGGCGAGCGACTGCCCGGCGAGATCGGCTTCGCCGTCCTGCGCGCCGGCGGGATCGTCGGGGAACACAGCGTCCTGTTCGCCGCCGCCGAGGAAGTCGTGACGCTGTCGCATTCGGCTCTCGATCGCGGCATGTTCGCCCGCGGCGCGCTTGCCGCCGCCCGCTGGATTGCAGGGCGCGCACCCGGCGAATATGGCATGCGGGATGTGCTGGGCCTGACGGCAGAAGGCCCGAATAGATAG
- a CDS encoding phytanoyl-CoA dioxygenase family protein, giving the protein MSIVANAAGMKVMQSPLAARGKTIPAERLGLLTQTDPALGVEAIRRRYEEDGYVWLKGLLPRAEVIDFRRWVFAHLAETGLLAPGHDFALGIAAAEGFDWNLANRRLMSIVRSAAYEGFCAQPRLVRFMDAFLQGISYLHKRKLMRYVQPGTAVATPAHYDLVYLRGGTSRLVTAWIPIGDIPAEMGGLVYLEGSHALGRRMEAEFQANSGTLSPEERISAYNSQMAEGGWISKDLPDIAERFNARWLAADYEAGDVVLHSPYIIHAATNNEDRTRRLRLSTDIRYQNVDDEIDARWSNHWSLGDML; this is encoded by the coding sequence ATGTCAATTGTCGCGAATGCTGCCGGGATGAAAGTGATGCAATCGCCCCTCGCCGCCCGTGGCAAGACAATCCCTGCAGAAAGGCTCGGCCTGCTGACGCAGACCGATCCTGCCTTAGGCGTCGAGGCCATCCGCCGCCGCTATGAGGAGGATGGTTATGTCTGGCTGAAGGGCCTTCTGCCGCGCGCCGAAGTGATCGATTTCCGCCGCTGGGTCTTCGCCCACCTCGCCGAAACCGGCCTGCTGGCGCCCGGCCATGATTTCGCACTTGGCATCGCGGCCGCCGAAGGCTTCGACTGGAACCTCGCCAACCGCCGCCTAATGTCGATCGTCCGCTCCGCCGCCTATGAAGGCTTCTGCGCCCAGCCGCGGCTCGTTCGCTTCATGGACGCCTTCCTCCAAGGCATCTCCTATCTCCACAAACGCAAGCTGATGCGTTATGTCCAACCCGGCACGGCGGTGGCGACCCCCGCCCACTACGATCTCGTCTACCTCCGCGGCGGCACCAGCCGGCTCGTCACTGCCTGGATCCCGATCGGAGACATCCCCGCCGAAATGGGCGGCCTCGTCTATCTCGAAGGCTCGCATGCGCTCGGCCGCAGGATGGAGGCGGAATTCCAGGCGAACAGCGGCACTCTCTCGCCGGAAGAGCGGATCAGCGCCTATAACAGTCAAATGGCCGAAGGCGGCTGGATCTCCAAGGACCTGCCTGATATAGCCGAGCGCTTCAACGCCCGCTGGCTCGCCGCCGATTACGAGGCTGGCGACGTCGTGCTGCACTCCCCCTACATAATCCACGCCGCCACCAACAACGAAGACCGCACCCGGCGGCTGCGCCTCTCCACCGACATCCGCTACCAGAACGTCGACGACGAAATCGACGCCCGCTGGAGCAACCACTGGAGCCTTGGGGATATGCTGTAA
- a CDS encoding protocatechuate 3,4-dioxygenase: MKRRTLVLGGAAIAASSVVATAIWPRRHAAAAARKFDWKGTDFLSGGTKSVALEKLPAPLFRTRPNCVVTLAQTRGPCHVNDVPARQDISEGEAGLPLRLALRIVHAADCRPVENADIEIWHTDHRGIYSGREAAKMCTLSDAEAISGLAFRGRQLTDEAGQASFLTAYPGWYSGRTPHVHCRILADGKELLVSQLYFDDALSDIIYGEHPDYRERPRRDTRNDNDGLIPQDATDHIFDFEKLDSGVLSATITIGLSS; this comes from the coding sequence ATGAAGAGGCGCACTCTTGTACTTGGCGGCGCCGCGATTGCCGCATCCTCGGTTGTTGCGACGGCAATCTGGCCGCGGCGGCATGCCGCGGCGGCAGCCAGGAAATTCGACTGGAAGGGCACTGATTTTCTGAGCGGCGGCACCAAGTCTGTCGCCTTGGAAAAGCTGCCCGCGCCGCTCTTCCGCACTCGCCCGAATTGCGTCGTGACCCTGGCCCAGACCCGTGGCCCCTGCCATGTCAACGACGTCCCGGCCCGCCAAGACATCTCTGAAGGAGAAGCCGGACTGCCGTTGCGGCTGGCCCTTCGTATCGTCCATGCCGCCGACTGCCGGCCGGTCGAAAACGCCGACATCGAAATCTGGCATACCGATCACCGTGGCATCTATTCCGGCCGAGAGGCTGCGAAGATGTGTACGCTTAGTGACGCCGAGGCAATCAGCGGGCTCGCATTTCGCGGTCGCCAACTGACCGACGAGGCCGGGCAGGCAAGTTTTTTGACCGCCTATCCGGGATGGTATAGTGGCCGCACGCCGCATGTTCATTGCCGCATCCTCGCAGACGGCAAGGAGCTTCTCGTCAGCCAGCTCTATTTCGACGACGCCCTGAGTGACATCATCTATGGTGAGCATCCCGACTATCGTGAACGCCCCCGCCGCGATACGCGCAACGACAATGACGGCCTCATTCCGCAGGACGCTACCGATCACATCTTCGATTTTGAGAAGCTCGATAGCGGCGTGCTTTCCGCCACGATTACGATCGGCCTCTCTTCCTGA
- a CDS encoding potassium transporter Kup, which produces MTSTHADKSSDLGSRSGFVGLVVGAVGVVYGDIGTSPLYAFREALRPFAADGIHEPEVIGLISLMVWTLTVIVTFKYVLFLLRADNDGEGGTLSLLALLMKKMGRNVPVLFFAGLIGAALFIGDAMITPALSVMSALEGLKLVTPTFADYVPLASAAIMIVLFAAQSRGTAAVSMFFGPITVLWFLAMAAGGLIHIGDDWRILAALNPINALSFLAHAGTVGLIVLGAVFLTVTGAEALYADLGHFGRRPIQTAWFVLVFPALLLNYIGQGALVLAHPETATNPFFLMYPDWILLPVVILATMATIIASQAVITGAFSLARSAVHLGFLPRLRIKFTSETNTGQIYVPSVNLLLLVGVLMLIFSFGDSESLATAYGISVTGTMVISTMLSFQFLRAVWGYSLTLAAMLLLPLFIIEVLFLAANLLKIHDGGWVPVALALAIMILMWTWTRGQAYLKRLRANNEIPLDSFIRSIERKSDHSPVTVPGTAVFLTSVPDRTPNVLLHNLKHNHVLHEQNVILTVWTEDEPYVPDNRRIKISQLSPRFVRLDITFGFMDDPDVTRALALCREGGFKFEIMKTSFYLGRRNLVRTPNTGLPGWQERIFMALEGFAIDPSDYFNLPSNRVVELGEQVAI; this is translated from the coding sequence ATGACTTCAACACATGCGGACAAGAGCAGTGACCTCGGCAGTCGGAGCGGCTTTGTCGGATTGGTCGTCGGTGCAGTCGGCGTCGTATATGGCGATATCGGCACCAGCCCGCTCTACGCCTTTCGCGAGGCGCTCAGGCCTTTTGCTGCCGATGGCATACACGAGCCGGAAGTGATCGGCCTGATCTCTCTGATGGTCTGGACGCTAACCGTTATCGTGACTTTCAAATATGTGCTGTTCCTTCTCAGGGCGGACAATGACGGCGAAGGTGGTACCCTCTCGCTGCTTGCCCTCCTGATGAAGAAGATGGGACGAAACGTGCCGGTCCTGTTCTTCGCCGGGCTGATCGGGGCAGCCCTCTTCATCGGCGATGCAATGATCACGCCTGCCCTCTCGGTCATGTCAGCGCTCGAAGGTCTGAAGCTGGTCACGCCGACCTTTGCCGATTATGTCCCGCTCGCCTCGGCTGCGATCATGATCGTTCTCTTTGCCGCGCAGTCGAGGGGGACTGCAGCTGTCTCCATGTTTTTCGGGCCGATAACGGTCTTATGGTTTCTGGCCATGGCTGCCGGCGGCTTGATCCATATCGGCGACGACTGGAGGATTCTGGCCGCCCTCAATCCGATCAATGCGCTTTCGTTCCTCGCCCATGCCGGCACGGTCGGCCTCATCGTGCTCGGCGCCGTTTTTCTGACGGTGACGGGTGCCGAAGCGCTCTATGCCGATCTCGGGCATTTCGGCCGCCGCCCCATCCAGACGGCGTGGTTCGTACTCGTCTTTCCTGCATTGCTTCTGAACTATATCGGCCAGGGCGCGCTCGTTCTCGCCCATCCCGAAACGGCCACCAACCCATTCTTTCTGATGTATCCGGATTGGATCCTGTTGCCAGTTGTCATACTGGCGACGATGGCGACGATCATCGCCAGCCAGGCCGTCATCACCGGCGCTTTTTCTCTCGCCCGCTCGGCGGTTCATCTCGGCTTCCTGCCGAGGCTGCGGATCAAATTCACGTCCGAGACCAACACGGGCCAAATCTACGTACCGAGCGTCAATCTCCTCCTGCTGGTCGGCGTGCTGATGCTGATCTTTTCCTTTGGCGACTCCGAGTCGCTGGCGACTGCCTACGGTATCTCGGTAACTGGGACCATGGTCATCTCGACCATGCTGTCCTTCCAATTCCTGCGGGCTGTCTGGGGCTACTCGCTCACGCTCGCCGCCATGCTGCTGCTGCCGCTCTTCATTATCGAAGTCTTGTTCCTGGCAGCCAATCTGCTGAAGATCCACGATGGCGGCTGGGTTCCGGTCGCCCTGGCGCTGGCAATCATGATTTTGATGTGGACTTGGACCCGGGGGCAAGCCTACCTCAAGAGACTGCGGGCCAACAACGAAATTCCGCTCGATTCCTTCATCCGGTCGATCGAGCGGAAGTCGGATCATTCACCGGTTACCGTTCCGGGAACGGCGGTTTTTCTTACCAGCGTGCCAGACCGGACGCCGAACGTTCTGCTCCACAATCTCAAGCACAATCATGTGCTGCACGAACAGAACGTCATCCTCACTGTCTGGACCGAGGACGAACCCTATGTTCCCGACAACAGGCGCATCAAGATAAGCCAACTCTCGCCGCGTTTCGTGCGTCTCGATATCACTTTCGGCTTCATGGACGATCCTGATGTCACCAGGGCGCTGGCGCTCTGTAGAGAAGGAGGTTTCAAGTTCGAGATCATGAAAACGTCCTTCTATCTCGGCCGCCGCAACCTCGTCAGGACGCCGAACACCGGCCTGCCCGGCTGGCAGGAACGCATATTCATGGCGCTGGAAGGCTTTGCCATCGATCCCTCCGACTATTTCAACCTGCCGTCAAACCGCGTTGTCGAGCTTGGCGAACAGGTTGCCATCTAA
- a CDS encoding AraC family transcriptional regulator → MREAEAIYRSPLAAAGGLAVTGSGRQHARHAVKDRRLPSFAAVLVERGRGFLETAAGGRQPVEGPALFWLFPNRPHSYGPDEAGWDERWALFEGSFTRDFVRMRLIGERHPLVTLRHLEEVVRLFARLHADLVDDSHLGQASAALALHRIVITAARQASAAAGREGEGASADLVETLRGRALQPLDLASFASEHGMSPATLRRKFIAETGMPPKDFQLRARMDQAKQLLAMSDEKIETIAAMVGIEDPFYFSRVFREREGCSPREFRMRYKRG, encoded by the coding sequence ATGAGAGAAGCAGAGGCCATCTATCGATCTCCCCTTGCCGCGGCCGGCGGGCTTGCTGTGACGGGCAGCGGCAGGCAGCATGCGCGCCATGCCGTGAAGGACAGGAGGCTGCCGAGCTTTGCGGCCGTGTTGGTGGAGCGCGGGCGGGGGTTTCTCGAAACCGCTGCGGGCGGGCGCCAACCCGTGGAGGGGCCGGCGCTCTTCTGGTTGTTTCCGAACCGCCCGCATTCCTATGGGCCTGACGAAGCTGGATGGGACGAGCGCTGGGCGCTGTTTGAAGGTTCGTTCACGCGGGATTTCGTGCGGATGCGGCTGATTGGCGAGCGTCATCCCCTCGTGACGCTGCGCCATCTCGAGGAGGTGGTGCGGCTCTTCGCGCGGCTGCATGCCGATCTCGTCGACGACAGCCATCTAGGACAGGCCTCGGCGGCATTGGCGCTCCATCGTATCGTCATCACCGCCGCGCGGCAGGCGAGCGCTGCCGCAGGTCGCGAAGGCGAGGGTGCGTCCGCCGATCTCGTCGAGACGCTGCGGGGCAGGGCGCTGCAGCCGCTCGACCTTGCCTCGTTTGCCTCCGAGCACGGCATGTCGCCGGCCACGCTGCGGCGTAAATTCATAGCCGAAACGGGCATGCCGCCAAAGGACTTCCAGCTTCGAGCGCGTATGGACCAGGCCAAGCAACTGCTCGCCATGTCAGACGAGAAGATCGAAACCATCGCAGCCATGGTCGGTATCGAAGACCCGTTCTATTTCTCTCGCGTCTTTCGTGAGCGCGAGGGCTGCAGCCCCCGTGAATTCCGGATGCGATATAAGCGAGGTTGA
- a CDS encoding VOC family protein has protein sequence MAKNTICLWYNKDAEDAARFYAATFPDSAVGAVTRAPGDYPDGKQGDVLVVEFTVAGIPCIGLNGGPAFKHSEAFSFQIATEDQEETDRLWNAIVGNGGQESECGWCKDKWGLSWQITPRVLSEALSAGGDQAKRAFDAMMTMRKIDVAAIEAARRG, from the coding sequence ATGGCAAAAAACACGATCTGCCTATGGTACAACAAAGACGCTGAAGACGCGGCCCGCTTTTATGCCGCGACGTTTCCCGACAGCGCGGTGGGTGCTGTCACTCGGGCGCCGGGAGATTATCCTGACGGTAAGCAGGGAGATGTTTTGGTTGTTGAATTCACCGTCGCCGGTATCCCTTGCATCGGTCTGAACGGCGGCCCTGCATTCAAACACAGTGAAGCCTTCTCGTTTCAGATCGCTACGGAGGATCAGGAAGAAACCGATCGTTTGTGGAACGCCATCGTCGGTAATGGCGGCCAGGAAAGCGAGTGTGGCTGGTGCAAGGACAAATGGGGTTTGTCCTGGCAGATTACACCGCGTGTCCTCTCAGAAGCGCTCTCGGCGGGTGGTGATCAGGCAAAGCGTGCATTTGACGCGATGATGACGATGAGAAAGATCGATGTCGCGGCGATCGAGGCGGCTCGGCGCGGTTGA